TAAAGGGGAGGGCCAGGACGAGCCCGCCGAAGGCGGCCACCTTCAAGGAGACCAAGAAGGGCTCGGTGATGTCCAGGACGATGAGGTTGACCTGGATGCCGTTCTGCTCCGCCGCCAGATCCAAGGGGCGCTTCAGCCACGCCAGGAGCTGCACCCGGAAGGCCCAGGCCACCCCCAGGCCCACCGCCCAGGCGAGGAGGGCCCAGATCAGGCGGGCGCGGAGCTCCTCTAGGTGCTCTACCAGGGGGGCTTCCTTCAAGCCTTGCGCTCCTCGGCCTCAGGGGCCTGGGAAGAGGGGGCCTCCATGGGTTTGGGCTTGGGCTCTTCCCGCACGTCCACGGACTTCTCCAGCTCCTCGCGGATCTCCTGGGCCCCCCGCCTGAACTCCCGGATGCTCTGGCCCAGGGAGCGGCCCAGCTCGGGGAGCTTCTTGGGCCCGAAGAGGAGGAGGGCCACCACCAGGATCACCAGGATTTCCGACATGCCCAGGTTCATGCTCCCCAGTTTAGCACCCACAGGCTGAGGGGAGGGTGAAAGGGTCTACTCTTCCCCCAGCTTCTTGAGGGCGTAGCCCTCGAGGTTCCGCTGCCGCCCCCGGGCCACGGCCAGGGCCCCTTCGGGCACGTCCTGGGTGATGACGCTCCCCGCCCCCACCATGGCCCTGTCCCCCACCCTCACGGGAGCCACCAGGACGCTATCCGAACCGATGAAGGCCCTTTGGCCGATCACCGTCTTGTGCTTGCGCTTGCCGTCGTAGTTGGCGGTGATGACCCCGGCCCCGATATTCGTCCCCTCCCCCACCTCGGCATCCCCCAGGTAGGCCAGGTGGCCCGCCTTGACCCCTTTGTGGAGGCGGCTATTCTTCACCTCCACGAAGTTGCCCACGTGGACCTCCTCCTCGAGGACCGCCCCTGGCCTCAACCTGGCGAAGGGGCCGGCCTCCGCCCCCGGGAAGAGGTGGGCCCCCTGGGCCACGGTGTGGGCGTGGACCCGGGCCCCGGGCTCCAGGACGGTGTCCTCCAAGACGCTGTAGGCCCCCACCTCGCACCCCTCCCCGATCCGGGTCCTCCCCTTCAGGACCACCCCGGGCCAGAGGGTGACGTCGGGGGAAAGCTCCACCGTGGGCTCCAGGTAGATGGTCTCCGGCAGGATCATCCGCACCCCCTGGCGCATCCAGTGGGCGCGAAGCCCTCCCAGCAAGACCCCCTCCACCCGGGCCAGCTCCTCCCGGGTGTTCACCCCCAAGGCCTCCTCCGCCCTTCCCCGCACGGCCACCACCCGCTTCCCGTGGGCCC
The genomic region above belongs to Thermus sediminis and contains:
- a CDS encoding Sec-independent protein translocase subunit TatA/TatB, which gives rise to MNLGMSEILVILVVALLLFGPKKLPELGRSLGQSIREFRRGAQEIREELEKSVDVREEPKPKPMEAPSSQAPEAEERKA
- the glmU gene encoding bifunctional UDP-N-acetylglucosamine diphosphorylase/glucosamine-1-phosphate N-acetyltransferase GlmU, producing the protein MHVHVILAAGQGTRMRSRLPKVLHPLLGKPMVIYAVEAALALNPERLVVVVGHGAERVQEALEGYPVLFARQREQLGTAHALLQAEALLEGFPGPFLVTQGDTPLLRPETLRALLEKVEEGLGMALLTVELPDPTGYGRILREGEEVLGNVEEKDAPPGVKALKEVNAGAYALDGFLFQALKEVKNENAAREYYLPDLIAVYRAHGKRVVAVRGRAEEALGVNTREELARVEGVLLGGLRAHWMRQGVRMILPETIYLEPTVELSPDVTLWPGVVLKGRTRIGEGCEVGAYSVLEDTVLEPGARVHAHTVAQGAHLFPGAEAGPFARLRPGAVLEEEVHVGNFVEVKNSRLHKGVKAGHLAYLGDAEVGEGTNIGAGVITANYDGKRKHKTVIGQRAFIGSDSVLVAPVRVGDRAMVGAGSVITQDVPEGALAVARGRQRNLEGYALKKLGEE